The following nucleotide sequence is from Callithrix jacchus isolate 240 chromosome 12, calJac240_pri, whole genome shotgun sequence.
GGCTGTTTGGGTCTGAGTTTCTGTCGCTCCTGCTTCCAGAGCATAGCCTGGGTGGTCCCAGTGGTTCCTATGGAGCGGGAAGCCCAGGCACCATGGTGTCTCCAGTCTCCACTTTCTAGCCAGTTTGGGCCAAAAAGAGATGCTGTGGACTTTGGAGGGTGGGTGTGAGTGCCTTCACTGAAACTGGCCCATGCCACCCAGCATGACAAGGTGGGGGTCTAACACTACCACTCTCTGTGTCCCATTCTAGGCTTTTCTGGCTTTGCCCGCCCAGCTGCTCCATGCCAGGAGAAGGAAGAGCCATCTGCTGcatgctggaggctggagcctgTGGCACCACGGCTCGCCTCGCTGCAGTGGGTGGCAGCGATGGAGACTGCAGAGTGCCAGAGAGGTAGGAGCATGGCTGGCTGCCACCAGGGCAGGGACATGGGTGCAGAGGTAGCCAGGTGGCAGCCTCTGAGGTGGCCTCGGGCCCTTGGTCCCCTGCTTCTGGTTACggcaggcagagctggggttgCCACCGCTTCTGCCACGCCATGTGCAGTTGGCAGCTGCAGTTCAGCCCGTGGCAGAGGGTGGCAGTGCAGGTCCCAGACCTGAGTGAGGCCTGAGGGTCGTAGAATACTCCCCTCCCAGCCTAGGATCTGCTCCTCTTTGGTGGCTCCCTGAGTGCTGGGCTGCAGGTCTCTACACTCTGCGGCCACTGGAATGGGGCTGAGTGCCACTTCCTGCCCTCCTGTAGCTGGGGCTTCACTGCCTCCGTTAGGGCCACGGTGGCATCTGGCCCCTGGTTCTGTGCTGCTGGCCGCTGTATGCATATCCAGGATTGCCACCGCTGCTGATGTGCACCATATGCAAGGGGCAGCTGCAGCTAAGCCCATGGCATTGGCTGGCAGGGATAGTCCCAGAAGACCCGAGGGCTGTCCAGACTTTCCTCCCAGCCTAGGGCCCCTCTTTCTTGGCCTATGCACAGAGCGATGGGTAGTGGTTGCTGGGTGCTGTGCAGCTGCTGGATCCTCGAGGCCGACTGGCCAAATCCTGCTTTCCTGCAGGAGCAGGGCCGACTGCCTGTGTGACGAGCTGCGGAGACTTCTGGCCCTGGGATCCTCACTGTGGTGGAGCAGGAGGGCAGTGTCAGTGGTTGTCACTGTGGCTGCTGCATGGCCATGTGCAGGTGGCAGCTGCAGCTGAGCCCAAGGCAGAG
It contains:
- the LOC144578486 gene encoding uncharacterized protein LOC144578486 isoform X2, yielding METAAQLERLFWLCPPSCSMPGEGRAICCMLEAGACGTTARLAAVGGSDGDCRVPERTTKSLYVSSGQHGQNLLRDNNRQNLLTMTASKEEGP